The genomic window TTGCGCTCGCGAATGCTATCGGCGTACTGGCTGCGCAACCATGACTTGATCCCGTCAGCGTCTTCATCTTTGCCAAGTTCGGCGAGTGCCTGTACGCGGTCCTTCCAAACAAGACTTGCCCGAGTCCGCTGCTCCACGTCAAAGATGTTGGTGAGCAAGTACCCCTTAAGCATCTCTGCTGGCGTAAGCGAGAGCCCCCGGTCGTTCATCGTCTCGAAAATCGCGTAGGCGTCATCGTCGGAATAGGCGGTAATCTCGACCAGATGGACATTCTCGATTAGCCAGTCGGCAAAATAAGGAAGCACCGGCCCAGTGAGTTTCTCGGGGAATAGTTCCTCGATGTTGCTGTAGCGACCAAGAATGTTCGCGACGGATTCGGGCGGATCGGCGTCGGGGAAACCTTGGCCGGCGTATAGCGCTTCCATGCATGTGACGCGCTCGGGGATGTCGAGGTTAAAGGAGCGCTTGCCGTACTTCTGGGAAAAAATCAGGTCTGCAATCTGGCCCTTCTGCGCGGGGTCCTGAAGACGATGGTGCAGATGTATCAGCAGCAGGGTGAGGGTGGTGAGCCGTTGCTGGCCATCAATAATAAATTTGCGTCCATCCTTGTCGCTTATGATGACCGATCCAAGAAAATAGTGGCCGTACTCCGCGACGGCGCTGCGCTCATGCCCTTCCTCGTACGATTCGAGAAACTTTCCCGCGAGGTCTTCCAGCAGCTCGGACACCTGCTTTTGCTGCCACTTGTACTCGCGCTGATAGTAGTCAATCGAGTATTTGCGTCCGCCGAGAAGTTCGCGGATGGTGCGACCTTTAGCATCGATCTCTCTAGTGGCTTGGGACATAGCGTGGTCTCTCGCAATGTCGCTGGTCGTTGTTGAAAATGGCTAATGCGGATCATGCCGCAGCTTTCGCTTCATAGGCAAACAGCGCCAGCGCGGTCAGGCGCCGACGCTGTTTCGGCCATTTTTCGAGCCGTTCGGATGCGTCGTACGGTTGCCGCTCGATCCGCCTGGGCGCGGCGCTCGCATCGAAGACCACCGTGTCAGCGCTCAGAGTTGGTCATTGCGTTCCAGCCTGACCTCTCGAATCAGGCCGGCAGAGTCATCAGCGAAAGGGACTGCCCGCTCGGCGCGTAAGGCAGCCGAGCGGCGAACCGTATCCGCTGTGATGGTACCGTCGACCTTTTTCTTGAGCGCGCGGCCGCCAGGCACGGCCCGATCTAAAATGCGCGTTACATAATCCGAGACCGAGAGGTCATGGGCGGCGGCCGCCACCTTGATGCGGCGCCGTAGCGCGGGAGGTATATCGAGCGTAAGTCGGGGCCGGTTCGTCTTGGTGATCGATTTAGCCATCGTCCGATACCGTTTTTCGCCAATTTCGGCTAAATTCTACACGGCTGACGCTTCGGTGTCATGGCGTCGATTAGCTGGAGGTGCCGGGTGAAACCGATAACCGTAGTGCTCGACAAGGGCAAGGAAACCAAGGGCACGTATCGCTTCGATTCGCCCGATCCAAACGCCCCGATCACAAGTGTCTATGTCAGGAAGACCGCTTTCGAGGGCGGAGCGGTCCCTGAGCGAATTGTGCTTACGGCGGCGTCGGCCGATTCGGCCCAGTAAATCGTCCTTGCGTAGTGAGGCGGCGAAATGCTCAAGAAAATTGAGGACCTGTTTCGATGTGCCGACGCAGAGAACGATAAGATGGGAGCGGAGGAGTATCTAAAACGGTCATACTCGTCCGGTAAGTCAAGTCCCGATTTCACTGAGCTCAAGGAAGCCCAGTACCTGGGTTCATTTTACGGAACAATACAACCAGGCGCATTCTCCAAAGCTCGTTTGGGTTCGCCGGAACAAGCCTGGATCGGGCGATGCAGACTTTTCGGTTTACGACAACAACAAGTCTTACTTGTGCGACATCGAAATTACGGCGCTATTCTCGACGCCGGCGGTGAAGTTTCCACGCGGCTATCAAGATTTCTCACCCTTTCCGGTTCGCGAAATAGCTCCCGGCGTGATGCTGCAAGACATTGACAATCCGCGGCATGGATACAAACCGTACGCCGGGCTGAAGCGCATAATTAAAAAGCATTTGAGAAGCAGATATCCGCCCTACTGGCTTGTGATTTACGATAACGAGCATGGCGTGCAGCATCCGAATTTGATCGACTTGGGGAACCGCGTGCGGGCGATCCTTAACAACCTCAGCCAAGGGGGAAAGATTCCGGCCAGCTTCAAAGAAGTATGGCTGTTTGATATGCCCAATGCCGTTGGCCCGACTCTGCTTGGCCTTGAATGGTCGGCCCAGTGGCATGGCGAAACTCAGGGTAGGGAAAGACGTGGCGAGAGTGAGAAGGCCGGCGAGGCTTTCGTCCCGGCACCGAATGTACGACCCTTGACATAATGCGGACAATCCGGTCAGTTGGTGCCGCGATGTCCGCGTTTCTCTCAGAAAAAGTCTTTGTTTTTTGGGGATCTTTTGGTGGGCCGTCGGAGACTCGAACTCCGGACCCGCTGATTAAGAGTCAGCTGCTCTACCAACTGAGCTAACGGCCCACACCTACACAAAAAGCGCTGGGGTGAGTGAAGGGATTTGAACCCTCGACCACCGGAGCCACAATCCGGTGCTCTGCCAACTGAGCTACACTCACCACCGTTTCAAATCGCTGGCCGATGGCGCGCCAGGCGGGATTCGAACCCACGACCCGCGGCTTAGAAGGCCGCTGCTCTGTCCACCTGAGCTACTGGCGCGTGAGCAAAAAGTGCTCCAAACTTTCTCAGGCTCGCTTCCAGGTTAAGTCTTCCGTGCCTCCACGGCGCTCGGCCAAAATCTCCGCTCCGCGGAGGGCCCCTTCACCCCCATCAGAGTTAGCGGCAAAACCATCGGGCTGATAGCTGACCATAGATCGAACAGCCACGCAACCAACCTAGCACCCATTATCGGCAACGGCACTAACGGCGCGAAATGTTCCCCTAACTCAGAAGTCCAGGGTTCGCCTGCGCTCTCGTTTGAGGGATTGCGCCAACCAAAGCCGTACCGCCGAGCCTCAGTCGGCGGGTTGGGCGGCGGATTGAACGGGTCGATATCCCGCCAGTTGGTCGCGGCTGGGAAGCGCAAGGCCAGCACGCGCGGAAGGCGATGTAGTTCTCGCTCAACAGGCGGACCCGCACCGGCGCATCATCGGACTGCAACGCCTGCGCGCGCAGTGCAGGCGGCATCCAGTATTCGCGCAGCAGGTTGCCCATCGGTGTCCCCGCGCCAACCTGGCACAACAACTCGCTCTCGGTTCGCGTCAGCATCGTCGCCATCCCCGCTCAAAATGATACCGGCACAGGAACCTGGCAGGCTCAGAGCATGATTGGAGGGCGGGCCCAAGGCCGCGCGCCAATAACCGATCGTCGCGCCGGCGGGCGCCCATCCCATCAATGGAGCATTGGGCTGAGATCAGATGGTCTGCTTGGTCTTGCGCCAATCGGTCAGAAAGCGCTCCAGGCCGGAGTCAGTCAGAGGATGGTGTAGCATCTGCCTCATCACCGCGAAGGGTAAGGTAGCGACGTGAGCACCGACCTGAGCTGCGCGTAAGACGTGATTGGGACTGCGCAGCGAGGCCACCAGGACCTCGGTGGGGAAATGATAATTGGCGTAGATCCGCACGATCTGCTCCACCATCCCCATCCCATCCTGGCCGATATCATCCAGCCGCCCGGCAAAAGGCGAGACGAAAGCGGCGCCGCATTTGGCTGCGGCCAGAGCTTGTAGGGGTGAGAAAACCAGGGTCACGTTGACTCGAATTGCGCGCTGGCCAAGCGCCTTGGCAGCCTTGAGTCCTTCCACCGTGACTGGGCATTTGACCACGATATTGCGATGGAGGCGGGCCAGCTTCTGTCCTTCCTCCAGCATCTCGGCCGCCTGGGTAGCTACCACCTCCGCGCTCACCGGCCCGTCGACCAGGTCACAGATTTCGCACAAGAGTTCGGCATAAGCTCGCCCGCTTTTGGCTAACAGGCTGGGGTTGGTGGTGATCCCGTCGACCAGCCCCCACCCCACTGCCTCGCGAATCTCCCCCAGGTCGGCGGAATCCAGGAAAAACTTCATCGCGATACAATCTCTCCTCGCGCCGGCCCCGCTTTGAACGAGTCGGCGCGCCTTAAGGAAACTCGCTGCGGCGACTTCAGACCCGCCAGCAGTTCGGAGATACTGGCATTGAGCCGGGGATGAATCAAAGCCGGAGCCAGCTCACTCATCGGAGCCAGCACAAAACGGCGTTCGTGTAGGCGGGGATGAGGCACTCGCAGGCCTGGCGACTCGATGACTTCATTATCATAAAAAAGTAGGTCGAGGTCGATAATGCGGGGCAGATGCTTGCCGGGCTTGGCTTTGGCCGGCCGCTTGCGTCCCATCGCGCGCTCCACCGCCAGCAACTGCGCCATCAGAACTTGCGGACTTAACTCGGTTTCGATTTCGATGGCGCCGTTGAGAAAGGGACCGGGCAACTCACCCACCGGAT from Candidatus Binataceae bacterium includes these protein-coding regions:
- a CDS encoding DUF262 domain-containing protein; protein product: MSQATREIDAKGRTIRELLGGRKYSIDYYQREYKWQQKQVSELLEDLAGKFLESYEEGHERSAVAEYGHYFLGSVIISDKDGRKFIIDGQQRLTTLTLLLIHLHHRLQDPAQKGQIADLIFSQKYGKRSFNLDIPERVTCMEALYAGQGFPDADPPESVANILGRYSNIEELFPEKLTGPVLPYFADWLIENVHLVEITAYSDDDAYAIFETMNDRGLSLTPAEMLKGYLLTNIFDVEQRTRASLVWKDRVQALAELGKDEDADGIKSWLRSQYADSIRER
- the fsa gene encoding fructose-6-phosphate aldolase — encoded protein: MKFFLDSADLGEIREAVGWGLVDGITTNPSLLAKSGRAYAELLCEICDLVDGPVSAEVVATQAAEMLEEGQKLARLHRNIVVKCPVTVEGLKAAKALGQRAIRVNVTLVFSPLQALAAAKCGAAFVSPFAGRLDDIGQDGMGMVEQIVRIYANYHFPTEVLVASLRSPNHVLRAAQVGAHVATLPFAVMRQMLHHPLTDSGLERFLTDWRKTKQTI
- the folK gene encoding 2-amino-4-hydroxy-6-hydroxymethyldihydropteridine diphosphokinase codes for the protein MPHRAFIGIGTNLGDRAANYAAALARIGKLRETKTIRQSSIYETDPVGELPGPFLNGAIEIETELSPQVLMAQLLAVERAMGRKRPAKAKPGKHLPRIIDLDLLFYDNEVIESPGLRVPHPRLHERRFVLAPMSELAPALIHPRLNASISELLAGLKSPQRVSLRRADSFKAGPARGEIVSR